The following is a genomic window from Actinomadura sp. WMMB 499.
CGCCTGATCGATCAGCATCTCGATCGCGAACCGCACGATCTCCTTGAAGATCGGGATCTGCGCCAGCGAGGCCCCGAACGTCACGACGGCCGTCGCGATCGCCTGCGCGATCGCGATCGCCAGCATGATCAGCTGGATGATGACGTTGATCTTCAACGCGAGCACGATGCCCGCGCACAGGAAGAACGCCGCACCGACGAGCGTCGCGCCCGTCGCGGCGTCCTCCAGGACCGACTTCGGCGAGTCCTCGCCGCCCCACGCCTCGCGGAACGCCTCGATGTCGTCGCCCTTGTTCGCCGACAGCGCCTGCTGCGCCGCACCGTCCGCCTCGGACACGACGCCCCGGACCTTTCCGGAGAACTCCATCCACGTCGAGCCGAGGTCGAACAGCTTCGTCTCGTCCGCCTCGGGCCACGTGTAGCCCAGCATGCCCAGCAGCGAGATCAGCTCGCCCGGAAGCTGCAGTCCCATGTCACCTCACGGTCACTTGCCGCCGCCGCGAACCTTGGAAATGGCGTCGTTGAAAGCCTGGCTGATCATCGTCATCTGGCGCAGGCTCTCGTTCTGGATCTCCTCGACCTGCTTGCCGAGCCGCTCGGTGTCCACCACCGGGCCACCGGCGTCCCCCGCGTTCTGCCGCAGGTCGTCGAGCGCGGCGTTCGCGGCCGTCACCAGGTGCTCGCCCAGTTCCTCCGCCGACAGCCGCATCGCGCGCGGGTTGATCTCGACCTTCTCGAGCCGGCCGCCCGACACCGCGGTGACCTTGACCCTGCCCTCGCCCGCCTCACCGACGCCCCGGACGGTCTCCGCGTCGCCCGCGGCGGGAGGCGGGGTCTTGCCCTGCCGCATCGATTCGAGCGTCTTGCGGGCGTCGGTCAGCATGCGGTCGAGATCGTTGCTCGCAGAGTCCACGAAACCGCACCTTCCTTGATCAACCCGTCGTCCAGGATCCTAGCCACCGCGGGCCCCAGGACGCGACATATACCCAACAACCGGTCATGCACCGAGTCACGAAAGGCGTGCGAACGGTCAGACCTGCTGCACTCCGGTCCCGTTCAGCGCCGCCGAGATCGACGTGACCTCCCCGACCATCTGCTGTTCGGCCTTCTCGTGGTTGTCGGCCAACGCGGTCAGCTTCTCGCCGTACCCCGACAGTTCCTCGGCGGACCCGGTGAACGACTCGTCCGCCTGCGCCTCAATGGCCGTGTAGGACTCCCCGATCAGCATGCCGATGTCGTCGGCGCCCCACGGCTGCCCCATCCCCTGCACCGTCGACTTCAGGCCCGACCACTCCTGCGTGAGCTTGTCGCCCGCCGCCGACAGCGCCTTCGCCGCACTGCGCAGCGTCTCCGGACGCACCTCGTACCCGTTGACGGTCATCCCAGCCTCGATCTCGCATTCCGCCCCAGACGGTATCTACAGAACAATACGCGCCACCGGACATCCGGCACAGCGCCGCAAGCCGGTTCCCACACCCGGTGAAGCCGCCTCCGACCACGGCGCCCCCAGGGGAACGACTTCATGTATGCGACCACCTGGACAAACGCCAAACCTTGCACCTCAAAGCCCCACAGGATGACTTATCGCCCTTACACTGCCGATCACCGATGTGCCGTGAGAGGTGATCCGCCGTGCCCCCTTCACCGGTCCCGGGCGCCGTCCGGACAGGCCCTGGCGGCGACCGATGACTCCGCGAGGAGGACGCGGCAGGGCCCGGTCCCGAGCGAGGAACCAGGCGGCCCAAGGCATCTTCGGCAAGAGCGCGGGCGAACTCTTCCGGGTCTCGGGCGCCAAAGGAAATGTCATCGGGCTCGATCCGACGAAGATCGGCAAGAAGACGCGTGACGGCTGGGCCAAGAAACGCCCGTCCCGGGTCCCCCCGGAGGGCGACCGCGTCAAGTCCCGCAAGATCGACCCGGACAGCCCGAACCTGAGCCGCAGGGACCGCGAGATGGCCGATGCCATCAAAGCGACACGGAAACATAACGGACACGATCGGGGCAGCAACAACTACGCCGCCATCAGATACATCGATTCCGACGGCAATCGCCGCATCCTGGTCACGCACAGCGATGGAGTACACTCGGAACGCATGGGCGCGAACTATCTACTGGACCAGGGAATACCCAAGAGAAACATCCTCGACCTGGCCACCGAGAGGTCGCCCTGCGACAAACGTTCCGCGTACTGCGATCAATGGATGAAATTGCACATCCCCAAAACACCCTCAACGCACTACACCGACTACGACATCAACGGGACCAGCCGCTCCGCCGCCAACAGATGGGTTGACGGGTGGGCCCGCCGAGCGGTGCACGGCTCCTGAGCAGGCGAATCACCATGGCCCCAATAATTCACCACGAACAGTTGATCGAGACGTTCGGCACGGAGCAGGTCCGGCGCTTCCCCGAAGCCACGCTTCCTGCGGGCTTGACCCATCAGCCGACACGCACCTTCCTCGCCGAAACCGGCCTGCCGACGGAACTGCGATCGGGCTTTCTGAGCACCGAGGACCCCGCGGACGAAAGCTGGATGCAGCCCCTGCCGGAGCTCTACCAGGAAATGAGCACGGGACGCCGCGGAAAATGGAAATGGCCCCTCCCCGAAGGCGCCGAGCACTGCTATGTCCTCGGTAGATTCGAAGGCGGCAGCATCATCCTCGACGGCTCGACGGGCGAACTCCGATTCATACCGGACTGGAACGAACCGCCCTCCCCCCTGCACAGCGATGTGAACGCACTCGCCTACTTCATGTACCTCATCGAGGTCAATCGCGACGTCTACGCGCACGAGCGGGTGGAGTCGGAGATAGGCGACGACCCGGACGCCCAGGCCGCTGCCTATCTCGCGGTGGCCAGAGTCCTGGCCGAAAGGCTCTACGAAGCCGACCCGACTCCCTTCCCCGAAGGCGTCCGGGAGCCATGGGCGAACGACTTCGCCGGACCGTGGACCGTCGCGTTCTTCGACATCGCCGAGGGCATGTGGTCGTGACCGAGTGACTGACCAGGCACCGCCGCCACCAGGTGTCGGAGGCGCCAGGCATCCGGCGCTGACCGCCGTCCGCCGCTGGGCGCAGGACACCTTGCGGCCCGCCCTCTGCATGGTGACCGGCTCCCCCGCGACCGGCAAGAGCCAGCTGATCGCCGAACTGATGGCGGACGACACGCCGGCCGCACGGTTCAACGCGTTCGTCCCGCTACGGGGAATGACCCCGGCATCGGCGACATGGGCGCTCGCCGGGCAGCTCCGCCTCCCCGGGGAGACGCCGGACTCGCTGCTCGGGGCTCTCTCGATCGACGCCCGCCGCGCGACGATCGTCGTCCCGGCGCTCGACGAGAGCGGCGTCCTCTGCGACGGCGCGGACGCGGAAGCGATCGTCAGAACGCTGCTGCGACCGCTCTCAGAGATCCAGCACGTCCGTCTCCTCGTGGAAGGGCGCCCGGAAGCGCTCGCGGCCTTCCCCCCGCACGCCGACGTGGTGAACCTCGACGACCCCCAGTACACCGACCAGGCCGCGTTCACGGCATGGCTGCAACGCACCGCCGCCGCCATGAGGCTCGACCCCCGCGTGGTCGCCGCCGCGGCGCGGCACTACCCGAACATGGGCCTCGCGGAGCTGGCCCTGCGCGCGGGCCCCGGCGACGACCTCGTGGGCCGCTGGCTCCGCCTCGTCCCGCCGCAGGCCTGGCCGGCCCTGGACGCGCTCGCCTCCGCGTACGAGGAGATCGACGCCGACACATGGTTCACCTGGACCCGTGCGCTCACCGGCGACCCGGAACGCGCGCGGGCGGCCGTCATCGCGGTGATGCCCCTCGTCCGGCGCGCGGGCGACGGGCACCTGCTCGACTGCCGGCCCGTCCGGGAGGCGATCCGGCGTGCGCGGACGCCGCAGGTCA
Proteins encoded in this region:
- a CDS encoding YbaB/EbfC family nucleoid-associated protein; protein product: MDSASNDLDRMLTDARKTLESMRQGKTPPPAAGDAETVRGVGEAGEGRVKVTAVSGGRLEKVEINPRAMRLSAEELGEHLVTAANAALDDLRQNAGDAGGPVVDTERLGKQVEEIQNESLRQMTMISQAFNDAISKVRGGGK
- a CDS encoding WXG100 family type VII secretion target — translated: MTVNGYEVRPETLRSAAKALSAAGDKLTQEWSGLKSTVQGMGQPWGADDIGMLIGESYTAIEAQADESFTGSAEELSGYGEKLTALADNHEKAEQQMVGEVTSISAALNGTGVQQV
- a CDS encoding nucleic acid/nucleotide deaminase domain-containing protein, which codes for MTPRGGRGRARSRARNQAAQGIFGKSAGELFRVSGAKGNVIGLDPTKIGKKTRDGWAKKRPSRVPPEGDRVKSRKIDPDSPNLSRRDREMADAIKATRKHNGHDRGSNNYAAIRYIDSDGNRRILVTHSDGVHSERMGANYLLDQGIPKRNILDLATERSPCDKRSAYCDQWMKLHIPKTPSTHYTDYDINGTSRSAANRWVDGWARRAVHGS
- a CDS encoding SUKH-4 family immunity protein produces the protein MIETFGTEQVRRFPEATLPAGLTHQPTRTFLAETGLPTELRSGFLSTEDPADESWMQPLPELYQEMSTGRRGKWKWPLPEGAEHCYVLGRFEGGSIILDGSTGELRFIPDWNEPPSPLHSDVNALAYFMYLIEVNRDVYAHERVESEIGDDPDAQAAAYLAVARVLAERLYEADPTPFPEGVREPWANDFAGPWTVAFFDIAEGMWS